The following are encoded together in the Bactrocera neohumeralis isolate Rockhampton chromosome 6, APGP_CSIRO_Bneo_wtdbg2-racon-allhic-juicebox.fasta_v2, whole genome shotgun sequence genome:
- the LOC126763235 gene encoding probable small nuclear ribonucleoprotein E gives MSFKGNTKVQKVMVQPINLIFRYLQNRSRVQVWLYENVSLRIEGHIVGFDEYMNLVLDDAEEVWVKTRTRKNLGRIMLKGDNITLIQNVSPSKD, from the coding sequence ATGTCTTTCAAAGGCAATACAAAGGTCCAAAAGGTGATGGTACAACCCATCAATCTGATCTTTCGTTATCTACAGAATCGTTCGCGCGTACAAGTATGGCTTTATGAAAACGTTTCGCTGCGCATCGAGGGACACATTGTTGGTTTCGATGAATATATGAATCTGGTGCTGGACGATGCCGAGGAAGTTTGGGTGAAGACGCGTACACGCAAGAATCTTGGACGCATCATGCTGAAGGGTGATAACATAACATTGATACAGAATGTAAGCCCGTCAAAAGACTAA